One genomic segment of Mycolicibacterium psychrotolerans includes these proteins:
- a CDS encoding MFS transporter produces MQERPVGPVAVVAPDPVVRWLAVVALALGGFGIGTTEFVSMGLLPDIATSFGISEPSAGHIISAYALGVVVGAPAIAALTARMARRKLLLGLIAVFTLGNLASMLAPSYETLIMARFAAGLPHGAFFGVAALAAAHLMGPQNRAKAVAHVMSGLTIATVLGVPMASWLGQSLGWRAAFGLVVGIGAVTLTALWCWLPVQLTTMQSTSPLTELGALRRTQVWLALLVGMIGFGGMFAVYTYIATTMTDVACLPRPLIPLALMVFGLGMFFGNLAGGRLADRSVLRALYLSLGALAVALTLFVAAAHNPWTASLVLFVVGASGSAVGPALQTRLMDVAHGAQTLAAALNHSALNIGNATGAWVGGLVIAAGLGYTAPAAAGAVLAVAGIAVLTVSALLQRRSRG; encoded by the coding sequence GTGCAGGAACGTCCCGTCGGCCCGGTGGCCGTTGTCGCACCCGATCCGGTGGTGCGGTGGCTCGCCGTGGTGGCGCTCGCCCTCGGCGGCTTCGGCATCGGCACCACCGAATTCGTCTCCATGGGCCTGTTGCCCGACATCGCGACGAGCTTCGGCATCTCCGAGCCGAGCGCCGGCCACATCATCTCGGCCTACGCGCTGGGCGTTGTGGTGGGCGCCCCGGCCATCGCCGCGCTGACGGCACGGATGGCGCGGCGCAAGCTCCTGCTCGGGCTCATCGCGGTGTTCACCCTCGGCAACCTCGCCAGCATGCTGGCACCCTCCTACGAGACGCTGATCATGGCCCGCTTCGCCGCGGGGCTGCCGCACGGCGCGTTCTTCGGCGTGGCCGCACTCGCGGCCGCCCATCTGATGGGGCCGCAGAACCGGGCCAAGGCGGTCGCGCACGTGATGTCCGGGTTGACCATTGCGACGGTGCTCGGCGTGCCGATGGCCTCGTGGCTGGGCCAATCTCTGGGCTGGCGGGCGGCTTTCGGCCTCGTTGTCGGCATCGGTGCGGTCACGCTGACCGCGCTGTGGTGCTGGCTTCCCGTCCAGTTGACGACGATGCAGTCCACGAGTCCGCTGACCGAGTTGGGCGCTCTGCGCCGCACTCAGGTGTGGCTGGCGCTGCTCGTCGGCATGATCGGCTTCGGCGGCATGTTCGCCGTCTACACCTACATCGCGACGACGATGACCGACGTCGCGTGCCTGCCCCGGCCCTTGATCCCGTTGGCGCTCATGGTGTTCGGCCTCGGAATGTTCTTCGGAAACCTCGCCGGCGGCCGCCTGGCCGACCGTTCGGTGCTGCGGGCGCTGTACCTGTCCCTCGGCGCGCTCGCCGTGGCGCTGACGCTGTTCGTCGCGGCGGCGCACAATCCGTGGACCGCCTCGCTCGTCCTCTTCGTCGTCGGGGCGTCGGGCTCGGCGGTGGGGCCGGCGTTGCAGACGCGGCTGATGGATGTCGCGCACGGAGCGCAGACACTCGCCGCGGCCCTGAACCATTCGGCGCTGAACATCGGCAATGCGACCGGCGCGTGGGTGGGCGGTCTGGTGATCGCCGCGGGCCTGGGCTACACGGCGCCTGCCGCGGCCGGGGCCGTTCTCGCTGTCGCCGGCATCGCGGTGCTGACGGTGTCGGCGCTGCTGCAGCGAAGGTCGCGCGGTTAA
- a CDS encoding ketohydroxyglutarate aldolase: MREPRSLLDVAPVMPVISMRSGGGPRAAVRAAGAIAEAGLPLVQIALDAPAAWEAIERIRSEAPHIVVGAGALTDAEQPALARAAGAEFLAATTADPALRAAMRATELPHLPSVATVLDAIEVHGEGYTDMVLHPAAALGGLRHLQALAAFAPGARFAAAGGLTPADLSGYLAAPNVGCVIADWLVPRDAVRRRDWDRIRRLAAVSLTLSTPTVRLERAL, translated from the coding sequence GTGAGAGAGCCGAGATCGTTGTTGGACGTCGCTCCGGTGATGCCCGTGATCAGCATGCGCAGCGGTGGGGGTCCGCGCGCTGCCGTACGCGCCGCCGGCGCCATCGCCGAGGCAGGGCTGCCGCTGGTGCAGATCGCCCTCGACGCACCGGCCGCATGGGAGGCGATAGAGCGCATCCGGTCGGAGGCGCCGCACATCGTCGTCGGGGCAGGCGCCCTGACCGACGCCGAGCAGCCTGCGCTCGCCCGCGCCGCGGGCGCGGAATTTTTGGCCGCGACCACCGCGGACCCCGCGTTGAGGGCCGCGATGCGCGCCACCGAGCTGCCCCACCTGCCGAGTGTCGCCACCGTGCTCGACGCCATCGAGGTGCACGGCGAGGGCTACACCGACATGGTGCTGCATCCGGCGGCTGCCCTCGGCGGACTGCGCCACCTCCAGGCGCTGGCCGCCTTCGCTCCCGGTGCCCGCTTCGCGGCCGCCGGCGGTCTCACCCCCGCCGACCTGTCCGGATACCTCGCCGCGCCCAACGTCGGGTGCGTGATCGCCGACTGGCTGGTGCCCCGCGATGCAGTGCGGCGTCGCGACTGGGACCGGATCAGACGCCTCGCCGCGGTGTCCCTCACGTTGAGTACGCCGACCGTTCGATTGGAGCGCGCACTGTGA
- a CDS encoding ROK family transcriptional regulator codes for MTRLRTAPVIAVDDLYALIRDKRAISRAEIGALTGMSRTAVAARVRELTARGLVVEQEQAASSGGRPATLVSFNAEAGIVLTAAIGGSRARLAVCDLAGEIRAAADIDEEPGFGPGDLMPTVAARLAALLDESGHRGKRIFGIGISLPGTVDPQRGCSLDSPVLTGWDGVPLAPYFAALGGAPVVLENDANAFALAEWRAGAGRALDDVLVIKASTGLGAGIVAGGALQRGALGAAGEFGHDKTAAAGALPCRCGDVGCLEAVAGGWALVRALNDEGRSVRSLREVVELAHGGDPLARRLIRESGRHVGEVLAGAVNLLNPAALVVAGDVAGAYDIFVAGLRETLYGNATALATRSLQIVPSHLGDRAGVIGTAMMVLDDVLARGVAGAPATG; via the coding sequence ATGACCCGGTTGCGTACCGCCCCGGTCATCGCTGTGGATGACCTGTATGCCCTCATCAGGGACAAGCGCGCGATCAGCCGCGCCGAGATCGGGGCGCTCACAGGAATGTCACGGACCGCGGTGGCGGCGCGGGTGAGGGAACTCACGGCGCGCGGGCTGGTGGTCGAGCAGGAGCAGGCGGCGTCGTCGGGCGGGCGGCCCGCCACGCTCGTGTCGTTCAATGCCGAGGCCGGTATCGTGCTGACCGCTGCGATCGGCGGTAGTCGCGCGCGGCTCGCGGTGTGCGACCTCGCCGGTGAGATCCGCGCCGCCGCCGACATCGACGAGGAGCCCGGCTTCGGTCCCGGCGACCTCATGCCGACGGTGGCCGCCAGGCTCGCGGCGCTGCTCGACGAGTCCGGTCACCGCGGCAAGCGGATTTTCGGCATCGGGATCAGCCTGCCCGGCACCGTGGATCCGCAGCGTGGCTGCAGTCTCGATTCGCCGGTGTTGACCGGATGGGACGGTGTGCCTCTCGCGCCCTACTTCGCTGCGCTCGGCGGGGCGCCGGTGGTACTGGAGAACGACGCGAATGCGTTCGCCCTCGCGGAGTGGCGTGCCGGCGCCGGCCGCGCGCTGGACGACGTCCTGGTGATCAAGGCGTCTACGGGTCTTGGGGCCGGCATCGTGGCCGGCGGTGCGTTGCAGCGTGGGGCGCTCGGGGCGGCAGGGGAGTTCGGGCACGACAAGACGGCGGCCGCCGGCGCGCTGCCGTGCCGGTGCGGTGACGTCGGCTGCCTGGAGGCGGTCGCCGGTGGCTGGGCGCTGGTGCGTGCACTGAACGACGAGGGTAGGTCGGTACGCAGTCTGCGTGAGGTCGTCGAGCTGGCGCACGGCGGAGATCCGCTGGCGCGCAGGCTTATTCGTGAAAGTGGGCGGCATGTCGGCGAGGTGCTGGCAGGCGCGGTCAATCTGCTCAACCCCGCAGCGCTGGTGGTGGCAGGTGACGTCGCAGGCGCCTACGACATCTTCGTCGCCGGGTTGCGGGAGACGTTGTACGGCAACGCCACCGCGCTGGCCACCCGAAGTCTGCAGATCGTGCCTTCGCACCTGGGCGACCGTGCCGGTGTCATCGGGACGGCCATGATGGTGCTCGACGACGTCCTGGCTCGAGGTGTGGCCGGGGCGCCGGCCACGGGGTGA
- a CDS encoding class I SAM-dependent DNA methyltransferase: protein MTRGVYDVPDAFDAGAGAYDGLVGANPGYNEHLRLSAERMQIPDQGRGLRLLDIGCGTGLSTAALLQVAPQAEIIGVDGSAGMLAQARAKQWPESVRFVHSRAEGLAEAGVSGPFDGILAAYLVRNLPDPDPVLQALRALLRPGGVFAAHEYSVRDSRLAGVIWNAVCAAIIIPAGRLRSGDAGLYRYLRTSVNRFDGAEEFRNRLQRNGFVDVHSLTVPGWQRNIVHTFLGHAPH, encoded by the coding sequence ATGACACGCGGCGTGTATGACGTTCCGGATGCGTTCGACGCGGGCGCCGGCGCCTACGACGGCCTGGTCGGCGCAAACCCGGGATACAACGAGCATCTCCGGCTGTCGGCGGAGCGCATGCAGATCCCCGACCAGGGCCGGGGCCTGCGACTGCTCGACATCGGCTGTGGCACCGGTCTCTCGACCGCGGCCCTGCTGCAGGTCGCGCCGCAGGCCGAGATCATCGGCGTCGACGGATCGGCGGGGATGCTGGCGCAGGCCCGGGCGAAGCAGTGGCCGGAGTCGGTGCGCTTCGTCCACAGCCGCGCCGAGGGACTCGCCGAGGCCGGGGTGAGCGGGCCCTTCGACGGCATCCTCGCCGCATACCTGGTGCGCAATCTGCCCGACCCCGACCCGGTGCTGCAGGCGCTGCGGGCACTGTTGCGGCCGGGCGGCGTCTTCGCGGCCCACGAGTACTCCGTACGGGATTCGCGGCTCGCCGGGGTGATCTGGAACGCCGTGTGCGCGGCGATCATCATTCCGGCCGGGCGGCTGCGCTCCGGGGACGCCGGCCTCTACCGGTACCTGCGCACCAGCGTCAACAGGTTCGACGGTGCTGAGGAGTTCCGGAATCGACTGCAACGCAACGGCTTCGTCGATGTGCACAGCCTGACGGTGCCGGGATGGCAGCGCAACATCGTGCACACGTTCCTCGGGCACGCTCCGCACTGA
- a CDS encoding LLM class flavin-dependent oxidoreductase, translated as MRFTFAEAMTDPTYYIPLAKAAEAAGYHAMTIPDSVAYPFESDSTYPYTPDGSREFLDGKAFIESFVLTAALCAVTTTLHFNHFVLKLPIRPPALVAKQAGSLAALFDNRLGLGVGTSPWPEDYELLNVPFARRGKRMDECIDIIKGLTTGEYFEYHGEFYDIPKTKMTPAPSRPIPILIGGHADAALRRAARNDGWMHGGGDPEELDALLAKLSRFREEQGTSDDPDYQIHVISIDAYTPDGIKRLEDKGVTDVIVGFRIPYITGPDTEPLDTKVRNLEMFAENVIAKV; from the coding sequence GTGCGGTTCACCTTTGCAGAGGCGATGACCGACCCGACGTACTACATACCTCTGGCGAAGGCCGCGGAGGCGGCCGGTTACCACGCGATGACCATCCCGGACAGCGTCGCCTACCCGTTCGAATCCGACTCGACCTATCCGTACACACCGGACGGCAGCCGCGAGTTCCTCGACGGCAAGGCCTTCATCGAATCCTTCGTGCTGACCGCTGCGCTGTGCGCCGTGACGACGACGCTGCACTTCAACCACTTCGTGCTGAAGCTGCCGATCCGGCCGCCGGCCCTGGTGGCCAAGCAGGCGGGCTCGCTGGCCGCGCTGTTCGACAACCGGTTGGGCCTCGGCGTCGGCACCAGCCCGTGGCCGGAGGACTACGAGCTGCTGAACGTGCCGTTCGCCCGGCGCGGCAAGCGGATGGACGAGTGCATCGACATCATCAAGGGCCTCACCACCGGGGAGTACTTCGAATACCACGGCGAGTTCTACGACATCCCCAAGACCAAGATGACGCCCGCGCCGAGCCGGCCGATCCCGATCCTCATCGGCGGGCACGCCGACGCCGCGCTGCGCCGCGCCGCGCGCAACGACGGCTGGATGCACGGGGGCGGCGATCCCGAAGAGCTCGACGCGCTGCTGGCCAAGCTGTCCCGGTTCCGCGAGGAACAGGGCACCTCCGACGACCCGGATTACCAAATCCATGTGATCTCGATCGATGCCTACACCCCCGACGGCATCAAGCGCCTGGAGGACAAGGGCGTCACCGACGTCATCGTCGGGTTCCGGATCCCGTACATCACCGGACCGGACACCGAACCGCTGGACACCAAGGTCCGCAACCTGGAGATGTTCGCCGAGAACGTGATCGCGAAGGTATGA
- a CDS encoding DUF4873 domain-containing protein, with translation MTETVMYVSGAVDAQFDEQVHTWTVGGRSARVLISTDGTLPASAPPSAGTLEPYLGVAVHGVPNYFLLTGPDTAAQKSYIAKCLQHLSRTDGSRIEVRAGTQRMFNDRRRRPGHRSGRYWRAVGAKIPSAFDVQSAIEDDAEIYDGPATVTVDGRDHAARVRLTGRMEPIDGRYHWRGTVFADLPAVLLPHEVHVAVGDRAARARLTERTPQAGYSVAGTGSPPFALAETHVDVPLL, from the coding sequence GTGACCGAGACGGTGATGTACGTCAGCGGTGCGGTGGACGCCCAGTTCGACGAGCAGGTCCACACCTGGACCGTCGGCGGGCGCTCGGCGCGGGTACTGATCTCGACCGACGGCACGCTGCCCGCCTCGGCCCCGCCGTCGGCCGGCACGCTCGAGCCCTACCTCGGGGTCGCCGTGCACGGCGTCCCCAACTACTTCCTGCTCACCGGCCCGGACACTGCCGCGCAGAAGAGCTACATCGCCAAGTGCCTGCAGCACCTGAGCCGTACCGACGGCTCACGGATCGAGGTTCGCGCGGGCACCCAGCGCATGTTCAACGACCGGCGACGACGCCCGGGCCACCGCAGTGGCCGCTACTGGCGCGCCGTGGGGGCGAAGATCCCGTCGGCGTTCGACGTGCAGTCCGCGATCGAGGACGACGCCGAGATCTACGACGGGCCGGCCACCGTCACCGTCGATGGGCGCGACCACGCGGCCCGGGTTCGGCTGACCGGCCGGATGGAGCCGATCGACGGTCGATACCACTGGCGCGGCACGGTTTTCGCCGACCTACCCGCCGTGTTGCTGCCCCACGAGGTGCACGTGGCGGTGGGCGATCGCGCGGCGCGCGCTCGACTGACCGAGCGAACACCGCAGGCGGGGTACAGCGTGGCGGGCACCGGATCGCCGCCGTTCGCCCTGGCCGAGACGCACGTCGACGTTCCACTCCTGTAA
- a CDS encoding AurF N-oxygenase family protein — MSAPATSHTAAPTRDAFADRLLKGSVKKSFAPVVDIDWDAPLDPDKFFLPPKTVSLYGTPLWDSMTRQQQIELSRQELANTLSAGIWFENILNQALLRKMMHQDPTARATHYELTELGDETRHMVMFGKAIDRIGAKPVRPKRYQRIIINALPFAFQGSLLWVAALVGEEIFDSLQRQMMDDPELQPLVQRLMRIHVTEEARHIQFARDGLRKRTPHMGRLSRLWAANIHGAGGLFFRHLFTNRVQYARVGLDARQARRIARSSAHRHEVQVSGFAPLAAFLTEVGLMGPIARRVWKRSGFL, encoded by the coding sequence ATGTCCGCTCCAGCCACCTCCCATACCGCCGCCCCGACGCGCGACGCATTCGCCGACCGCCTGCTCAAGGGATCGGTCAAGAAGTCCTTCGCACCCGTCGTCGACATCGACTGGGATGCGCCCCTGGATCCCGACAAGTTCTTCCTGCCGCCCAAGACGGTGTCGCTGTACGGAACGCCGTTGTGGGACAGCATGACCCGGCAACAGCAGATCGAGCTGTCGCGCCAGGAACTGGCCAACACCCTGTCGGCGGGCATCTGGTTCGAGAACATCCTCAACCAGGCGCTGCTGCGCAAGATGATGCATCAGGACCCCACCGCCCGCGCCACGCACTACGAGCTGACCGAACTCGGTGACGAAACCCGTCACATGGTGATGTTCGGCAAGGCGATCGATCGGATCGGTGCAAAGCCGGTGCGGCCCAAGCGCTATCAGCGCATCATCATCAACGCGCTGCCGTTCGCCTTTCAGGGCTCCCTGCTGTGGGTGGCCGCGCTGGTCGGCGAGGAGATCTTCGACTCGCTGCAGCGGCAGATGATGGACGACCCGGAACTCCAGCCACTCGTGCAACGACTGATGCGCATCCACGTCACCGAGGAAGCCCGTCACATCCAGTTCGCCCGCGACGGGCTGCGCAAGCGCACCCCTCACATGGGACGGCTGTCGAGACTGTGGGCGGCCAACATCCACGGCGCCGGGGGCCTGTTCTTCCGGCATCTGTTCACCAACCGCGTCCAGTACGCGCGCGTGGGCCTCGACGCGCGGCAGGCCCGGCGCATCGCGCGCAGCAGTGCGCACCGCCACGAGGTTCAGGTGTCGGGCTTCGCTCCGCTCGCGGCGTTCCTCACCGAGGTCGGCTTGATGGGTCCGATCGCCCGGCGGGTCTGGAAGCGCAGCGGCTTCCTGTGA
- a CDS encoding phage holin family protein produces MTPFLLRAALTGVALWVVTLIVPGIAFVGGDSTAARVGIIFVVAVIFGLVNAVIKPVVQLISIPLYILTLGLFHIVINALMLWITSWITEHTTHWGLFIDDFWWTAIWAAIVLSVVSWLLSLIVRAD; encoded by the coding sequence GTGACGCCGTTTCTGCTGCGCGCCGCGCTCACCGGGGTGGCGCTGTGGGTCGTGACGCTGATCGTCCCCGGCATCGCCTTCGTCGGCGGCGACTCCACCGCGGCGCGGGTCGGGATCATCTTCGTGGTGGCGGTGATATTCGGGCTGGTCAACGCCGTCATCAAGCCCGTCGTGCAGCTCATCTCGATCCCGCTCTACATCCTCACGCTCGGGCTGTTCCACATCGTGATCAACGCGCTCATGCTGTGGATCACGTCGTGGATCACCGAGCACACCACCCACTGGGGCCTGTTCATCGACGACTTCTGGTGGACGGCGATCTGGGCCGCGATCGTGCTGAGTGTCGTGAGTTGGCTGCTCTCGCTGATCGTCAGGGCAGACTGA
- a CDS encoding Fpg/Nei family DNA glycosylase: protein MPELPEVEALADHLRRHAVGRTVGRVDVAALSVLKTFDPPLTALHGREVTGANRWGKYLGLQAGDLHLITHLSRAGWLRWSDKLAATPLKPGKGPIALRVHLGTPGEAPVGFDLTEAGTQKRLAVWLVTDPMAVPQIASLGPDALSLTADGLADALRGNSGRIKTVITDQKVIAGIGNAYSDEILHVAKLSPFATANKLTNAQLAALHAAMTDVLTDAVTRSVGQQAATLKGEKRSGLRVHARTGLPCPVCGDTVREVSFADKSFQYCPTCQTGGKVLADRRLSKLLK, encoded by the coding sequence ATGCCCGAACTGCCCGAGGTGGAAGCCCTGGCCGATCATCTGCGCCGGCACGCGGTCGGCCGAACCGTCGGCCGCGTCGACGTGGCCGCGCTCTCGGTGCTCAAGACGTTCGACCCGCCGCTGACGGCACTGCACGGTCGGGAGGTCACCGGGGCGAACCGGTGGGGCAAGTACCTGGGCTTGCAGGCCGGCGACCTGCACCTGATCACGCACCTGTCCCGCGCGGGGTGGTTGCGCTGGTCGGACAAACTCGCCGCGACCCCGCTCAAGCCGGGCAAGGGGCCCATCGCCCTGCGCGTGCACCTCGGCACGCCCGGTGAGGCTCCGGTGGGCTTCGACCTCACCGAGGCCGGCACCCAGAAGCGGCTGGCGGTGTGGCTGGTGACCGATCCGATGGCCGTCCCGCAGATCGCGTCGCTGGGCCCGGACGCGCTGTCCCTGACCGCCGACGGGCTGGCCGACGCGTTGCGGGGCAACTCCGGGCGCATCAAGACCGTCATCACCGACCAGAAGGTGATCGCGGGGATCGGCAACGCCTACAGCGACGAGATCCTGCACGTGGCCAAGTTGTCCCCGTTCGCGACGGCCAACAAACTGACCAACGCGCAGCTCGCCGCCTTGCACGCCGCGATGACCGACGTGCTGACCGATGCCGTCACGCGGTCGGTCGGTCAGCAGGCCGCCACGCTCAAGGGGGAGAAGCGCTCGGGTCTGCGGGTGCACGCCCGCACCGGCCTGCCGTGCCCGGTGTGCGGCGACACCGTGCGCGAGGTGTCGTTCGCCGACAAGTCCTTCCAGTACTGCCCGACGTGTCAGACCGGCGGCAAGGTGCTGGCCGACCGTCGGCTGTCCAAGCTTCTCAAGTAG
- a CDS encoding SDR family oxidoreductase, protein MTRQKILITGASSGLGAGMARQFAARGRDLALCARRVDNLDELKAELVARHPGITVAVAALDVNDHEQVPKVFAELSDELGGLDCVIVNAGIGKGYPLGGGKLWANKATIETNLVAALVQIETAMEMFKAAGRGHLVLVSSVLGNVGVPGHKAAYAASKAGVTSLGESLRAEYPSGPIKITVLEPGYIESEMTAKSNTTMLMVDNETGVKAMVDAIEKEKGRAVVPAWPWWPLVELMKVLPPRFTKRFA, encoded by the coding sequence GTGACTCGGCAGAAGATCCTCATCACCGGCGCCAGTTCGGGACTCGGGGCGGGCATGGCCCGCCAGTTCGCCGCCAGGGGTCGCGACCTGGCGCTGTGCGCCCGCCGGGTCGACAACCTCGACGAGCTCAAGGCCGAGCTGGTCGCGCGTCACCCGGGGATCACGGTCGCGGTGGCCGCGCTCGACGTCAACGACCACGAGCAGGTGCCCAAGGTGTTCGCCGAGCTCTCCGACGAGCTCGGGGGACTGGACTGCGTGATCGTCAACGCCGGCATCGGCAAGGGCTATCCGCTCGGTGGCGGCAAGCTGTGGGCCAACAAGGCCACGATCGAGACGAATCTGGTTGCCGCACTGGTGCAGATCGAGACCGCGATGGAGATGTTCAAGGCGGCAGGCCGGGGCCACCTGGTCCTGGTGTCGTCGGTGCTCGGCAACGTCGGCGTGCCCGGTCACAAGGCCGCCTACGCGGCCAGCAAGGCGGGTGTGACGTCGCTGGGCGAGTCGCTGCGTGCCGAGTACCCGTCCGGCCCGATCAAGATCACCGTGCTCGAGCCCGGCTACATCGAATCCGAGATGACCGCGAAGTCGAACACCACCATGCTGATGGTCGACAACGAGACCGGCGTCAAGGCCATGGTGGACGCGATCGAGAAGGAGAAGGGCCGCGCCGTCGTGCCTGCCTGGCCGTGGTGGCCGCTGGTCGAACTCATGAAGGTGCTGCCGCCCAGATTCACCAAGCGCTTCGCCTGA
- a CDS encoding glycoside hydrolase family 16 protein, with protein MPNIDRRSMMVMTGIGLLGAALPSTPAQATPWPGPPPAAPPPAGKYLFEDHFDGPAGSAPDRSKWEIATARESMEDPTYWELPGNVGQYRDDRRNVYLDGKSNLVFHAAKDGDTYYSGKVFGTFRGGIGHNWEARIKLNCLTPGCWPAWYLANNSPVNGGEVDIMEWYGNGSWAPGTAVHAKLNGGEHVSQTITVDSAWHTWRVQWDDAGMRFWRDYTDGAAPYFDVPAHALPDWQFNEPGYTLFPIMDLAVAGSGGGDPRGGTYPADMLIDYVRVW; from the coding sequence ATGCCCAACATCGATCGGCGCAGCATGATGGTGATGACCGGGATCGGACTGCTCGGAGCGGCCCTCCCCAGCACCCCGGCACAGGCCACACCCTGGCCTGGCCCGCCCCCCGCCGCGCCCCCGCCGGCCGGAAAATACCTGTTCGAGGACCACTTCGACGGCCCGGCAGGGTCGGCTCCCGACCGCTCGAAGTGGGAGATCGCCACCGCGCGGGAGTCGATGGAGGACCCGACGTACTGGGAACTGCCCGGCAACGTCGGCCAATACCGCGACGACCGTCGCAACGTCTACCTCGACGGCAAGTCCAACCTCGTCTTCCACGCGGCCAAGGACGGCGACACGTACTACAGCGGCAAGGTGTTCGGCACGTTCCGGGGCGGCATCGGACACAACTGGGAAGCCCGCATCAAGCTCAACTGCCTGACCCCGGGGTGCTGGCCGGCGTGGTACCTGGCCAACAACAGCCCGGTCAACGGCGGCGAGGTCGACATCATGGAGTGGTACGGCAACGGCTCGTGGGCGCCGGGAACGGCCGTGCACGCCAAGCTCAACGGCGGCGAGCACGTCAGCCAGACCATCACCGTCGACAGCGCCTGGCACACCTGGCGGGTGCAGTGGGATGACGCCGGCATGCGGTTCTGGAGGGATTACACCGACGGCGCGGCGCCGTACTTCGACGTCCCGGCGCATGCGCTGCCGGACTGGCAGTTCAACGAGCCGGGGTACACGCTGTTCCCGATCATGGACCTCGCCGTGGCCGGGTCCGGCGGCGGCGACCCGCGGGGCGGCACCTACCCCGCGGACATGCTGATCGACTACGTCCGCGTCTGGTGA